The Microbacterium sp. LWO12-1.2 genome includes a window with the following:
- a CDS encoding aldehyde dehydrogenase family protein produces the protein MSESAASAAAALLDRIQAPQGAGREIPDAATREIIGRAPVHSVAELDDAIARAKAAQPAWEALGHEKRIELLLAAADAIDANAEGLAYLLSREQGKPLNGPNARFELGACSAWLRTNAATVLESQVLVDDETLHAELVYKAAGVVGAIGPWNWPLMITIWQIGPSLRMGNTVVAKPSEYTPLSVLAMLAVMNEHLPADVLIGVSGDREVGARLASHPDIDKIMFTGSTATGRRIIESSAGNLARLTLELGGNDAGIVLPDTDVAGIAQDLFWGAFINTGQTCAALKRLYVHDSVYDEVVDALAEIAASVPIGNGLDEDNVLGPLQNRAQFDIVSRLVDDAKSRGARIATGGEAAPELGELFYRPTIVADIDNDAALVQEEQFGPALPVIRYSDVDEAFALANAVDVGLGASVWSSDPEAARAAASRMQSGTVWINSHGGLHPMVPFGGVKSSGYGLEFGVEGLKSVAVTQVVSGPGRKA, from the coding sequence ATGTCCGAATCCGCCGCCTCCGCAGCTGCTGCGCTGCTCGACCGCATCCAGGCGCCGCAGGGCGCAGGACGTGAAATCCCGGATGCCGCGACGCGAGAGATCATCGGTCGCGCGCCGGTGCACTCCGTCGCCGAGCTCGACGACGCGATCGCGCGCGCGAAGGCCGCGCAGCCCGCTTGGGAGGCGCTCGGGCATGAGAAGCGCATCGAACTGCTGCTCGCCGCCGCCGATGCGATCGACGCGAACGCCGAGGGGCTCGCCTACCTCCTCTCGCGCGAACAGGGCAAGCCGCTCAACGGTCCGAACGCGCGGTTCGAACTCGGCGCCTGCTCCGCCTGGCTGCGCACCAACGCCGCGACCGTGCTGGAATCGCAGGTGCTCGTCGATGACGAGACCCTGCACGCCGAGCTCGTCTACAAGGCCGCCGGCGTCGTCGGCGCGATCGGCCCGTGGAACTGGCCGCTCATGATCACCATCTGGCAGATCGGGCCGTCGCTGCGCATGGGCAACACGGTCGTTGCCAAGCCCAGCGAGTACACGCCGTTGAGCGTGCTGGCGATGCTCGCTGTGATGAACGAACACCTGCCGGCCGATGTGCTGATCGGCGTCTCGGGCGACCGCGAGGTCGGCGCCCGCTTGGCCTCGCACCCCGACATCGACAAGATCATGTTCACCGGATCGACCGCCACCGGCCGGCGCATCATCGAGAGCTCCGCAGGCAACCTCGCCCGCCTCACACTGGAGCTCGGCGGCAACGATGCCGGCATCGTGCTTCCGGATACGGATGTGGCCGGCATCGCTCAGGACCTGTTCTGGGGGGCCTTCATCAACACCGGGCAGACCTGTGCCGCGCTCAAGCGCCTCTACGTGCACGACTCCGTGTACGACGAGGTCGTCGACGCGCTCGCGGAGATCGCGGCATCCGTCCCGATCGGCAACGGGCTCGACGAGGACAACGTGCTCGGCCCGCTGCAGAACCGCGCACAGTTCGACATCGTGAGCCGCCTGGTCGACGACGCCAAGAGCCGCGGCGCGCGCATCGCGACCGGCGGCGAGGCCGCTCCCGAGCTCGGCGAGCTGTTCTACCGCCCCACGATCGTCGCCGACATCGACAATGACGCGGCCCTGGTGCAGGAGGAGCAGTTCGGTCCCGCGCTCCCCGTGATCCGCTACAGCGACGTCGATGAGGCGTTCGCGCTCGCGAACGCGGTCGATGTGGGCCTCGGAGCCTCGGTCTGGTCGAGCGATCCCGAGGCGGCACGCGCTGCGGCATCGCGCATGCAGTCCGGCACGGTGTGGATCAACTCACATGGCGGGCTGCACCCGATGGTGCCGTTCGGCGGTGTGAAGAGCTCGGGCTACGGGCTGGAGTTCGGCGTCGAGGGGCTCAAGTCCGTCGCGGTCACCCAGGTCGTCTCCGGCCCCGGTCGGAAGGCCTGA
- a CDS encoding Lrp/AsnC family transcriptional regulator: MAVLDEVDHAILEELRRDARASMTAIADAVHISRAGAHARIKRLTDAGVITGYSVRTDPVLLGHHASAYVTLAIEQATWQDVSARLRAIPEIEHMALVGGDYDVILLVRASDARDLRRIVLEDIQAIPSIRSTRTILIFEDFTRV; encoded by the coding sequence ATGGCCGTGCTGGACGAGGTCGACCACGCGATCCTCGAGGAGTTGCGCCGCGACGCACGCGCCTCGATGACGGCGATCGCGGATGCCGTGCACATCTCGCGTGCCGGCGCACACGCGCGCATCAAACGGCTCACGGATGCTGGAGTGATCACCGGGTACTCGGTGCGCACGGATCCGGTGCTGCTCGGGCACCACGCCAGCGCCTACGTGACCCTCGCGATCGAGCAGGCGACGTGGCAGGACGTGAGCGCCCGGCTGCGCGCGATCCCCGAGATCGAGCACATGGCACTGGTCGGCGGAGACTACGACGTCATCCTGCTGGTACGCGCCAGCGACGCCCGTGACCTGCGCCGCATCGTGCTGGAGGACATCCAGGCGATCCCGTCGATCCGCTCGACCCGCACGATCCTGATCTTCGAGGACTTCACCCGGGTGTGA
- a CDS encoding dihydrolipoamide acetyltransferase family protein — protein sequence MSAPSTTTHVFRLPDLGEGLTEAGLVQWLVAVGDTIATDQPIAEVETAKSVVELPSPFAGIVTALHGEAGDTIDVGAPVLEVADAAPTSTAQNEVEHEAYREEERAGSGNVLIGYGTTESRSKGRRRRPAAAGIRSGATPSAPVPAAPTEPAADRTLAADRRPVAVRSPLVRRLARDLGLDVHLIAATGADGAITRADVLRAAVDNAVDGAAAHQRDAAARTLPPPGDTLDGLTVHARERMSPLRRAVSAKLSRSRSEIPEATVWVDVDATELWTLRAQMAPVDGKAPSVTALIARFVLLALEEYPVLASRLSDDGEELISFDGVNLGVAADTERGLMVPVIPSAHTLTIEQLDVSLRELAATARSGSMPPDRLRGSTFTLNNYGGLGVDGSAAIINHPDVAILGIGRIIERPWVVDGAIVARRIAQLSLVFDHRVCDGGYAAGFLRRVTDLIEHPLRVFGRI from the coding sequence ATGAGCGCGCCGAGCACCACCACCCATGTCTTCCGCCTGCCCGACCTCGGAGAGGGACTGACCGAGGCCGGACTCGTGCAATGGCTCGTGGCGGTCGGCGACACCATCGCGACCGACCAGCCGATCGCCGAGGTCGAGACCGCCAAGAGCGTCGTCGAGCTCCCCTCCCCCTTTGCTGGCATCGTGACGGCGCTGCACGGAGAGGCCGGTGACACGATCGATGTCGGTGCGCCTGTGCTCGAGGTGGCGGATGCCGCACCGACCTCCACGGCGCAGAACGAGGTGGAGCATGAGGCCTATCGCGAAGAGGAGCGCGCCGGGTCCGGCAACGTCCTGATCGGCTACGGCACCACGGAGAGCCGGTCGAAGGGACGTCGTCGTCGACCGGCTGCCGCGGGTATCCGCTCCGGCGCGACCCCGTCGGCGCCGGTCCCGGCCGCTCCGACGGAACCTGCAGCTGATCGAACTCTCGCAGCGGATCGACGCCCCGTGGCCGTGCGCTCTCCTCTCGTCCGGCGCCTGGCGCGCGATCTCGGCCTCGACGTGCACCTGATCGCCGCCACCGGTGCCGACGGCGCCATCACTCGCGCCGACGTGCTGCGGGCCGCGGTCGACAATGCCGTGGACGGCGCCGCCGCGCATCAGCGCGACGCCGCGGCGCGCACTCTGCCACCCCCCGGCGACACACTCGATGGGCTCACCGTGCACGCACGAGAGCGGATGTCGCCACTGCGGCGGGCAGTGAGCGCGAAGCTCAGCCGCAGCCGGAGCGAGATCCCCGAGGCCACGGTCTGGGTCGATGTGGATGCCACCGAGCTGTGGACCCTGCGCGCGCAGATGGCGCCGGTCGACGGAAAAGCCCCGTCAGTCACGGCACTGATCGCCCGCTTCGTGCTGCTCGCCCTCGAGGAGTACCCGGTTCTCGCCTCGCGCCTCAGCGACGACGGCGAAGAGCTCATCTCGTTCGACGGTGTCAATCTCGGGGTCGCCGCCGACACAGAGCGCGGACTCATGGTGCCGGTGATCCCGAGCGCGCACACCCTCACGATCGAGCAGCTCGACGTGAGTCTGCGCGAGCTCGCCGCGACAGCGCGCTCGGGGTCGATGCCGCCCGATCGACTGCGCGGATCGACCTTCACGCTCAACAACTACGGTGGGCTCGGAGTCGACGGCTCGGCAGCGATCATCAATCATCCCGACGTCGCGATCCTCGGGATCGGTCGCATCATCGAACGCCCGTGGGTGGTCGACGGTGCGATCGTCGCCCGACGCATCGCCCAGCTCTCACTGGTGTTCGACCACCGGGTCTGTGACGGCGGTTACGCGGCGGGGTTCCTCCGCCGCGTGACAGACCTCATCGAGCATCCGCTCCGCGTGTTCGGGCGGATCTGA
- a CDS encoding HNH endonuclease signature motif containing protein, giving the protein MNHPVDVLDQVVSDLDGVVRAGSVAGSSDAEKFAVLRAAGEVVRRAEALIVETVASVPARPAGSGDAAFCGQFGCRSMSELLQRVLRTDAAGAGRVIKAARLVRRDVDISSGGWLPALWPQLRAALVDGAVGITGLLAATGPIEQARGRVGAVDRLRADAELAAWARGRDIAEDIEADVDVDVDVDVDVDADADADADADVDGGHAGPAATPEDLRILAQRIVMFLDPDGAEPAEEIAMRGRGVILGRAKNGLIPIHGDLLPETAGQLQRIWDAYLNPKVDGPPMPGVQFAPSDDGDARDAQDAQDRADRASDVLPSGDPGGQVDPRTRAQKQHDALAAVLGIAARHDETPKLGGAAPTLIVSVTAEDYATGHGWASVDGIDTPTTITAARHTACGGTIQRVLFDPDGRIVGIGSTDRIFTTPQRRAIALRDTECLIPGCHVPASWCEIHHVQEHARGGPTHTDNGVALCWHHHRTLDTSGWEIRMDNGLPTVRGPAWWDPTRRWRTPRPPSPLTRVTRQRTVLRR; this is encoded by the coding sequence ATGAACCACCCCGTGGATGTGCTCGACCAGGTCGTCAGCGACCTCGACGGGGTGGTGCGTGCGGGGTCGGTGGCGGGGTCGTCGGATGCCGAGAAGTTCGCGGTGCTGCGCGCGGCGGGTGAGGTGGTGCGGCGGGCGGAAGCGTTGATCGTGGAGACGGTGGCCTCGGTACCGGCACGACCGGCGGGGTCGGGGGATGCGGCGTTCTGTGGACAGTTCGGGTGCCGCAGCATGAGCGAACTGCTGCAACGGGTGCTGCGCACGGACGCGGCGGGGGCGGGACGGGTGATCAAGGCCGCACGACTGGTGCGGCGGGACGTGGACATCAGTTCCGGAGGCTGGCTGCCGGCGTTGTGGCCGCAGTTGCGGGCGGCGCTGGTGGACGGGGCGGTCGGGATCACCGGGTTGTTGGCGGCGACCGGGCCGATCGAACAGGCGCGCGGGCGTGTCGGTGCGGTGGACCGGCTGCGGGCGGACGCGGAACTGGCGGCATGGGCGCGCGGGCGGGACATCGCCGAGGACATCGAGGCTGATGTTGATGTTGATGTTGATGTTGACGTTGATGTTGATGCGGATGCGGATGCGGATGCGGATGCGGATGTCGACGGTGGGCACGCCGGGCCGGCGGCGACGCCGGAGGATCTGCGGATCCTCGCGCAACGCATCGTGATGTTCCTCGACCCCGACGGGGCCGAGCCGGCGGAGGAGATCGCGATGCGGGGTCGCGGGGTGATCCTGGGGCGGGCGAAGAACGGACTCATCCCCATCCACGGGGACCTGTTGCCGGAGACCGCGGGACAGTTGCAGCGGATCTGGGACGCGTATCTGAACCCGAAAGTCGACGGGCCCCCGATGCCGGGTGTGCAGTTCGCACCCTCCGACGACGGTGACGCGCGGGATGCGCAGGATGCGCAGGATCGTGCGGATCGTGCCAGTGACGTGTTGCCGTCCGGGGATCCGGGCGGGCAGGTCGACCCGCGCACCCGGGCGCAGAAGCAGCACGATGCGTTGGCGGCGGTGCTGGGGATCGCCGCCCGCCATGACGAGACACCGAAACTCGGTGGGGCGGCACCGACACTGATCGTGTCCGTGACCGCGGAAGACTACGCGACCGGGCACGGGTGGGCGTCGGTGGACGGGATCGACACCCCGACCACGATCACCGCCGCCCGACACACCGCGTGTGGCGGCACCATCCAACGGGTGTTGTTCGACCCGGACGGCCGCATCGTCGGCATCGGGAGCACGGACCGCATCTTCACCACACCTCAACGCCGAGCGATCGCCCTCCGCGACACGGAATGCCTGATCCCCGGATGCCATGTCCCCGCCTCCTGGTGCGAGATCCACCACGTGCAAGAACATGCCCGCGGCGGGCCGACCCATACCGACAACGGTGTTGCGTTGTGTTGGCACCACCACCGCACCCTCGACACGTCGGGGTGGGAGATCCGCATGGACAACGGTCTCCCCACCGTTCGCGGGCCCGCCTGGTGGGACCCCACACGACGATGGCGCACACCACGACCCCCGTCGCCCCTCACGCGTGTGACCCGGCAGCGCACCGTGCTCAGACGGTAG
- the pdhA gene encoding pyruvate dehydrogenase (acetyl-transferring) E1 component subunit alpha: MLHADLLPRDTTVRLIDENGTVVADAHYALPDTDTLVRAYRGLVEGRRINDQAGALVRQGRLAVYPSSHGQEACQVGASMAIGDADWLFPTYRDSVAVIARGVEPADALVLLKGDWHSGYDVRAHRVAPQTTPLATQLLHAVGFAQAAKHRGEDTVVLALCGDGATSEGDFHEAMNFAAVFHVPVVFFVQNNEFAISVPLSRQTAAPSLAHKAIGYGMPGQRVDGNDVAAVLAVLGAAVDRARSGGGPSLVEAHTYRMQAHTNADDDTRYREREEVQAWVARDPLVRLRAHLTGIGALDDEVDAQFAAGAETIAAAMRAALNTDTDLDPEDLFRFVTETRSPQLEEQWTLLRGEIERGQLDATQTAPIATGGHR, from the coding sequence ATGCTGCACGCTGACCTGCTCCCGCGAGACACCACGGTGCGTCTGATCGACGAGAACGGCACCGTCGTCGCGGATGCGCACTACGCACTACCCGACACCGACACCCTGGTGCGTGCCTACCGCGGCCTGGTCGAGGGCCGCCGCATCAACGATCAGGCCGGCGCTCTCGTGCGCCAGGGTCGCCTCGCGGTCTACCCCTCATCGCACGGCCAGGAGGCCTGCCAGGTGGGAGCGTCGATGGCGATCGGTGACGCGGACTGGCTGTTCCCGACCTACCGCGATTCGGTCGCCGTGATCGCCCGCGGCGTCGAGCCAGCCGATGCGCTGGTGCTCCTCAAGGGCGACTGGCACTCCGGCTACGACGTCCGCGCGCACCGCGTCGCTCCGCAGACCACCCCCCTCGCGACCCAGCTGCTGCATGCGGTCGGGTTCGCCCAGGCCGCGAAGCATCGTGGAGAGGACACGGTCGTGCTCGCGCTCTGCGGCGACGGCGCGACGAGCGAGGGCGACTTCCACGAGGCCATGAACTTCGCGGCAGTGTTCCACGTGCCGGTCGTCTTCTTCGTGCAGAACAACGAGTTCGCGATCTCGGTGCCCCTGTCCCGGCAGACGGCGGCGCCGTCGCTGGCACACAAGGCGATCGGCTACGGGATGCCAGGCCAGCGGGTCGACGGCAACGACGTCGCCGCCGTGCTGGCCGTGCTCGGCGCGGCCGTCGACCGTGCCCGCAGCGGCGGAGGTCCCTCGCTCGTCGAAGCGCACACCTACCGGATGCAGGCGCACACCAACGCCGACGACGACACCCGCTACCGCGAGCGCGAAGAGGTGCAGGCATGGGTGGCGCGGGATCCGCTGGTGCGTCTGCGCGCCCACCTCACCGGCATCGGCGCACTCGATGACGAGGTTGACGCGCAGTTCGCTGCCGGCGCCGAGACCATCGCCGCCGCGATGCGCGCAGCGCTGAACACCGACACCGACCTCGACCCTGAGGACCTGTTCCGCTTCGTCACCGAGACGCGCTCACCGCAGCTCGAGGAGCAATGGACCCTGCTGCGCGGAGAGATCGAGCGCGGACAGCTCGATGCCACACAGACTGCACCGATAGCGACCGGAGGCCACCGATGA
- a CDS encoding sensor domain-containing protein translates to MTRSTSIRTIGVIGAVLAAAALGLAACAPEPVPATSPSPSASTSPEPYNGPAVFVGDELDLLLLTPEEIARVLPGATEISDPSSTLEQISDGGGPEPAPAICFALFAEQSLRSVGSRTVSWDVPADPEVGIGRLHVLQFADEAQAQARMDQLVAAAEQCARFDYNGPAIFDSVTAEPGDNARAFAGTLSIDEIEGGGSMFHAFAAVGNVIVQLWHPTLPESPADAQATADLLRDRAEEARAALFEDLTANPPTPEQPPTTDAAAPWGEWPITADGVGPILLSDTVDVALAAVEGAQVQEPTYDGGPWTLTNADGSASMQIDVQEEDDTKISSITVGNSRTHDEAVQDGTVLPSRGDVRVGALVADAVAAYPGGTSVSVVSSGDEWYDASTRDGHVFRFRTDRAASDPAAVIVGITVADATMWPTPDFR, encoded by the coding sequence ATGACACGGTCCACATCCATCCGCACGATCGGGGTCATCGGAGCCGTTCTGGCTGCCGCGGCTCTGGGGCTCGCGGCTTGCGCCCCGGAACCCGTGCCCGCGACCTCGCCGTCTCCTTCCGCGTCCACGAGTCCGGAACCGTACAACGGGCCAGCGGTCTTCGTCGGGGACGAGCTCGACCTGCTGCTGCTCACGCCTGAGGAGATCGCGCGGGTGCTGCCAGGGGCCACCGAGATCAGCGACCCGTCATCGACTCTGGAACAGATCTCGGATGGAGGAGGACCGGAACCGGCACCCGCGATCTGCTTCGCGTTGTTCGCCGAGCAGTCGCTGCGGAGCGTCGGTTCGCGCACGGTGTCGTGGGACGTCCCCGCAGACCCGGAGGTGGGCATCGGGCGACTGCACGTCCTCCAGTTCGCGGACGAGGCCCAAGCACAGGCCCGGATGGACCAGCTCGTGGCCGCGGCGGAGCAATGCGCGAGGTTCGACTACAACGGGCCGGCGATCTTCGACTCCGTCACAGCTGAACCCGGTGACAACGCTCGCGCCTTCGCAGGCACTCTCAGCATCGACGAGATCGAGGGCGGAGGGAGCATGTTCCATGCCTTCGCTGCCGTCGGCAACGTGATCGTGCAGCTGTGGCACCCCACACTTCCAGAGAGCCCGGCCGATGCGCAGGCGACCGCCGACCTTCTCCGCGACCGCGCGGAGGAAGCGCGCGCGGCGCTCTTCGAAGATCTGACGGCGAACCCGCCCACGCCCGAGCAGCCGCCCACGACAGACGCCGCGGCGCCGTGGGGCGAATGGCCCATCACAGCGGACGGCGTGGGACCGATCCTCCTCTCGGACACCGTCGACGTAGCACTCGCCGCTGTCGAAGGCGCTCAGGTCCAGGAGCCGACGTATGACGGCGGCCCGTGGACGCTCACCAACGCCGACGGATCCGCGTCGATGCAGATCGACGTGCAGGAGGAGGACGACACCAAGATCTCCTCGATCACTGTCGGCAACTCGCGCACGCACGACGAGGCCGTCCAGGACGGAACCGTGCTCCCGTCGCGCGGCGATGTGCGGGTCGGAGCTCTCGTCGCCGACGCCGTCGCCGCCTATCCCGGCGGCACTTCGGTGAGCGTCGTGTCGTCCGGCGACGAATGGTATGACGCGTCCACACGGGACGGGCATGTGTTCCGCTTCCGCACCGATCGGGCTGCATCGGATCCTGCTGCTGTCATCGTCGGGATCACGGTCGCGGATGCGACAATGTGGCCGACGCCCGACTTCAGGTGA
- a CDS encoding alpha-ketoacid dehydrogenase subunit beta, translating to MTIAHDDIRLTDRSEREVATLSMAAALNLALADAIEHDPDVVVFGEDVGALGGVFRITDGLTARFGEDRCFDTPLAESGIVGTAVGMAMNGMRPVVELQFDAFALPAFEQVVSHVAKLGNRTRGGMRMPMVIRIPFGGGIGGVEHHCDSSEAYYAHTPGLTVVSPSTPQDAYSLLRAAIASPDPVIFLEPKKLYWTKGEVDTTVTAALGSARIARDGTDVTLLAYGASVALALEVADAAAAEGRSVQVVDVRSLSPFDDATVTAAVRSTGRAVVIAEAPGYASVASEIQARVFERCFEFLAAPVRKVTGFDVPYAPPKLEHWYLPDVDRVLDAIDTLHWDEDA from the coding sequence ATGACCATCGCACACGACGACATCCGCCTCACCGACCGATCGGAGCGCGAAGTGGCCACCCTCAGCATGGCGGCGGCCCTGAACCTGGCCCTGGCCGACGCGATCGAGCACGACCCCGACGTGGTGGTTTTCGGCGAGGACGTCGGCGCACTCGGCGGGGTGTTCCGCATCACCGACGGACTCACCGCGCGCTTCGGTGAAGACCGCTGCTTCGACACTCCCCTCGCGGAGTCCGGCATCGTCGGCACCGCCGTAGGGATGGCAATGAACGGCATGCGCCCCGTGGTCGAACTGCAGTTCGATGCGTTCGCGCTCCCCGCCTTCGAGCAGGTCGTCAGTCATGTCGCCAAGCTCGGCAACCGCACGCGGGGCGGGATGCGGATGCCGATGGTGATCCGCATCCCGTTCGGCGGAGGCATCGGCGGGGTCGAGCACCACTGCGACTCCTCCGAGGCGTACTACGCGCACACGCCAGGGCTCACGGTGGTCAGCCCGTCCACTCCGCAGGATGCGTACTCGCTGCTCCGAGCGGCGATCGCCTCGCCAGACCCCGTGATCTTCCTGGAGCCGAAGAAGCTCTACTGGACCAAGGGCGAGGTCGACACCACGGTCACGGCCGCGCTCGGCTCCGCCCGCATCGCCCGCGATGGCACCGATGTCACGCTGCTCGCCTATGGCGCGTCCGTCGCCTTGGCACTGGAAGTCGCGGATGCTGCCGCCGCAGAGGGGCGCAGCGTGCAGGTGGTCGACGTGCGCTCGCTCTCGCCCTTCGACGACGCGACCGTGACGGCGGCCGTGAGATCCACGGGAAGGGCCGTCGTGATCGCCGAAGCCCCGGGGTACGCCTCGGTCGCCTCCGAGATCCAGGCGCGCGTCTTCGAGCGCTGTTTCGAGTTCCTCGCCGCGCCGGTCCGAAAGGTCACCGGTTTCGATGTGCCCTATGCGCCCCCGAAGCTCGAGCACTGGTATCTGCCCGATGTCGACCGCGTTCTCGACGCGATCGACACTCTGCACTGGGATGAGGACGCATGA
- the ptsP gene encoding phosphoenolpyruvate--protein phosphotransferase, with protein sequence MIGIVAVSHSARLGEAALELALQMVQGAGVRVQVAAGAGTDADGTPILGTDAVAVAAAIDELAGDCDGVLVLMDLGSAVLSAELALELRMSDVPVRLAPAPFVEGLLAAVVSAAAGGSLDAVAAEASAALGAKTGQLGEEAPVPTSADTRPASGEAQTLRVRVRNPLGIHARPAALIAEASAGADVRLRRLPDGPEASAASLSRLLVLGARQGDELELSAHGPAAAAALERLATLFDDGFGEGTAVASAPAGAVSVSEPVVAPVPHEPIASGTVLRGRGVSPGSVAAPVRHLAPALPEPDAAVTIPADERETEASAIEWAAVAVADQLRSRTAQATGETRAILDASRLLASDPELVSEATALVRGKGRSAARAVWETAGAHEKSIAALGGRMAERVADIRDVRDRIIAEILEVDMPGVPESDEPFVLVAADLAPADTAALEGGQCVALVTEQGGPTSHTAIIARSLGLPAIVGVSGATVILDAAVVLVDGDRGTVEVDPAESSIAAAMAAATVVPFDGEGALADGRRVALLANVGGATDAVNAAAANAEGVGLFRTEFCFLDRVDAPTVDEQVAAYRGVLAAFPGRKVVVRTLDAGSDKPLPFANADHEDNPALGVRGLRIARRTPALLDDQLRALAQAAEAESALVEVMAPMVATVDEAREFADRARAVGLTRVGIMIETPSAALLAAELFEVVDFVSLGTNDLAQYTLAADRLLSDLGDLNDPWQPAVLRLIGMVGEAGRAAGKPVGVCGEAGGDPALAAVLIGLGVTSLSMTPRSLGRVAAALAAVTEDVCRTAAEAVLEAATADDARAATSAVLAGSDRP encoded by the coding sequence ATGATCGGCATCGTCGCCGTCTCCCACAGCGCACGGCTCGGGGAGGCGGCTCTCGAGCTTGCCCTCCAGATGGTGCAGGGCGCAGGGGTGCGCGTGCAGGTGGCTGCCGGGGCGGGGACGGATGCCGATGGCACGCCGATCCTCGGAACGGATGCCGTCGCGGTCGCTGCCGCGATCGATGAGCTGGCCGGAGACTGCGACGGGGTGCTGGTGCTGATGGACCTCGGCTCCGCGGTGCTCAGCGCAGAGCTCGCACTGGAGCTGCGCATGAGCGACGTGCCCGTGCGCCTGGCGCCGGCGCCGTTCGTCGAGGGACTGCTCGCCGCCGTGGTGTCGGCCGCAGCGGGAGGTTCCCTCGATGCGGTCGCCGCCGAGGCCTCAGCGGCACTCGGGGCGAAGACGGGGCAGCTCGGGGAAGAGGCCCCGGTGCCCACCTCCGCGGATACGCGGCCCGCCTCGGGCGAGGCGCAGACGCTCCGCGTGCGGGTGCGCAATCCGCTCGGCATCCATGCACGGCCCGCGGCACTGATCGCCGAGGCGTCCGCCGGTGCGGATGTGCGGCTGCGTCGTCTGCCCGACGGTCCTGAGGCTTCGGCGGCGAGCCTGTCGCGCCTGCTCGTGCTGGGCGCGCGGCAGGGTGACGAACTCGAGCTCTCGGCGCACGGCCCCGCAGCGGCGGCTGCCCTCGAGCGACTCGCGACCCTGTTCGACGACGGATTCGGTGAGGGGACGGCGGTCGCGTCTGCTCCTGCCGGGGCGGTGTCGGTCTCGGAGCCAGTGGTGGCGCCGGTGCCGCACGAGCCGATCGCTTCCGGAACGGTGCTCCGAGGGCGCGGAGTGAGCCCTGGCAGCGTCGCCGCGCCGGTGCGGCATCTCGCTCCCGCGCTTCCGGAACCCGATGCCGCCGTGACCATCCCGGCGGATGAGCGCGAGACCGAGGCCTCGGCGATCGAATGGGCCGCCGTGGCCGTCGCCGATCAGCTGCGATCTCGCACTGCGCAGGCGACTGGCGAGACGAGGGCGATCCTCGACGCGTCCCGCCTGCTGGCCTCGGACCCCGAGCTGGTGTCGGAGGCGACCGCGCTCGTGCGCGGCAAGGGCCGGAGCGCTGCCAGAGCCGTCTGGGAGACGGCCGGTGCGCACGAGAAGAGCATCGCTGCACTCGGCGGACGGATGGCGGAGCGCGTCGCCGACATCCGCGACGTCCGCGACCGGATCATCGCCGAGATCCTCGAGGTCGACATGCCCGGAGTGCCCGAGAGCGATGAGCCCTTCGTGCTCGTGGCAGCAGATCTCGCTCCCGCCGACACCGCCGCCCTGGAGGGCGGCCAGTGCGTGGCGCTCGTCACCGAACAGGGCGGTCCGACGTCGCACACCGCGATCATCGCCCGATCGCTCGGGTTGCCCGCCATCGTCGGCGTCTCCGGCGCGACAGTGATCCTCGACGCGGCCGTGGTGCTGGTGGACGGCGATCGAGGCACGGTCGAGGTGGACCCGGCGGAGTCGAGTATCGCGGCGGCCATGGCCGCCGCGACCGTCGTGCCTTTCGACGGTGAGGGAGCACTCGCAGACGGACGCCGTGTGGCGCTGCTCGCGAACGTCGGTGGCGCGACGGATGCCGTGAACGCCGCAGCGGCGAACGCCGAGGGCGTCGGCCTGTTCCGCACCGAGTTCTGCTTTCTCGACCGTGTGGATGCCCCGACCGTCGATGAGCAGGTCGCTGCCTACCGCGGCGTGCTCGCCGCGTTCCCCGGCCGTAAGGTCGTCGTCCGCACTCTCGACGCCGGCAGCGACAAGCCCCTCCCGTTCGCGAACGCAGATCATGAGGACAACCCGGCGCTCGGCGTGCGTGGCCTGCGCATCGCGCGACGCACCCCCGCCCTGCTCGACGATCAGCTCCGCGCGCTCGCGCAGGCGGCCGAAGCGGAATCCGCGCTGGTCGAGGTGATGGCCCCCATGGTCGCGACTGTGGATGAGGCGAGAGAGTTCGCCGACCGTGCGCGCGCGGTCGGCCTCACCCGCGTCGGCATCATGATCGAGACGCCCTCCGCCGCTCTGCTGGCCGCCGAGCTGTTCGAGGTCGTCGACTTCGTCAGTCTGGGCACCAACGACCTGGCGCAGTACACGCTCGCGGCGGATCGGCTGCTCAGCGACCTCGGTGATCTGAACGATCCGTGGCAGCCGGCCGTGCTCCGTCTGATCGGCATGGTCGGGGAGGCGGGGCGTGCGGCCGGGAAGCCGGTCGGTGTCTGCGGAGAGGCAGGGGGAGACCCCGCACTGGCGGCGGTGCTCATCGGGCTCGGCGTCACGTCCCTGTCGATGACTCCGCGCTCGCTCGGACGCGTGGCCGCAGCGCTCGCCGCAGTGACCGAAGACGTCTGCCGGACGGCCGCAGAGGCGGTGTTGGAGGCGGCTACAGCGGATGATGCCAGGGCTGCGACGTCCGCCGTTCTCGCCGGCTCAGACCGCCCCTGA